From Salvelinus fontinalis isolate EN_2023a unplaced genomic scaffold, ASM2944872v1 scaffold_0954, whole genome shotgun sequence, one genomic window encodes:
- the LOC129847812 gene encoding galectin-2-like — MTFRVENMSFKQGQEMTFTGKAKSGASNFSINIGHDSDNYALHFNPRFSHGHIVCNSLSGGSWGDELQEGHFPFQDGEQFKLILNFTNEQFYIKLPDGHMMDFPNRLGDCKYNHIMVDGDVKVISFKVK, encoded by the exons ATG ACGTTCCGTGTGGAGAACATGTCCTTCAAGCAGGGTCAGGAGATGACGTTCACAGGGAAGGCCAAGTCTGGAGCCTCTAA TTTCTCCATTAACATCGGCCACGACAGTGACAACTACGCCCTCCACTTCAACCCTCGTTTCAGCCACGGACACATCGTGTGTAACTCTCTGTCTGGAGGAAGCTGGGGAGACGAACTCCAGGAAGGCCACTTCCCCTTCCAGGATGGAGAGCagttcaag CTCATCCTCAACTTCACCAATGAGCAGTTCTACATCAAGCTGCCAGACGGTCACATGATGGACTTCCCCAATCGCCTTGGCGACTGCAAGTACAACCACATCATGGTTGACGGAGATGTCAAGGTCATCAGCTTCAAGGTCAAATAG